AGGCATATTCCACATAAGGTTATCTTCTTGATAGATATGAATAGTGTTTATTATCCAAAATTACTAAAGAATGAAAGTATTAATTTATTAAATAATAAATATCAACTGGGTGATCCATCAGTTTTTGAAAGAGAGAAATATTTATTTCTTGAGTTGTTAATTGCCTGTAGGGATAAATTTATAGTTTCTTGGGTAAAAAATGACAAAAATAATAAAAAATTAGATGTTTCTTTTCCTATAAAAGAGTTAATTTCTTTTTTTGAAACTTTTTTAAACCAAGGTCAAAGAGAACTAATAATTAAAGATTCTGATTTAAATAAAAAAGAAATAATTAGTCTTAATAGTTCTAAGATAATTAAAAGTAATTATTCTTTAGTAGAAGATATAGATTGGGATGAAAAAAAGACAGATATTAAAAATTACAAATTATCAGAACTTATTTATTGGTTCAAGACCCCACAAAAATATTGGCTAAATAAAAAAAATATTTCTCCCAAGGAAATATTTATTCATCATCCAGATGAGGAGCATGTAAGTAATCTACAGAAGTCGCTTCTAATTACAAAAATAATTCAGGAATTAGAAATTGATAATCATAATATTATTGATGATTTAAAAAATTTGGATATTAATGATCAATTATTAGAAAATGGTATTATTATGCCCAAAAATAGTATTTTTATAAAAGAAAAAGAAATAAAAGATTTATTAAAGAGCTTATCTACAAGTTTGAGTCAAGATAGTAAAATTAATAGAATTTATGTTAAGTCAAATGCAAATAAACAAGAATATTTCGTCGCTGATGACACAGTAATTGAATTAATTAATACGAAACTAAGTTTAAGTCGTTTGACAGAGGCTTGGATAAAATCACTCTTCATTTATTCTTTAAAGAATAATATAAAAAAGACTAAGGTAATTTTCAGAACAGAAAATCAATATAAATCGAAAATTATTCAAACCCCCGGATTAAGTGAGTCAAATTTAATTTTGGAGGAATACATAAATATTTTTAAAAATTTTTCTGAAAAATGTTTACCTCTACCTCCAGAAAGTACTTATAAATATGTAGAAGCAAAAATTAAATCAAAAAATGAGAAAAAGGCTTTTACGGATAGATGGATTGGTAATAAGACTTTTTCTAAAGGAGAAAGAGATAATATCGAAATGAAATTATGTTTTGGAAATGAAAAAGAACCAGATTTCTTTTTTGGAAATAATAATTTTGATAAATTATCATTCAGATTATATGCTCCTCTTATTGAAGCATTAAAGAAATAAATAATGACTAAATTTAAATTAAAAATTTTTTCAAAAGCTGCTTATGAACTAATCCTTGTTTTTTTACAGTTCTTTATTATTAGTCTCCATTTTTTTAAATGGGAAATTATTCCACAAACACAAATAATTCAAGTTAGTCCTTTTTTTTATTTAATGGGGTTTTTATTTATAATGATCGCTTTAATAATATTGTTTGTTGCTATTAAAGACTTAGGAAGTAATTTATCTCCCTTCCCAAGGCCTAAAAAAAATATCAATCTTGTTACTACAGGTATTTATCGATTTATGCGTCATCCTATGTACTATTCTTTAATACTTATCTCCTTTGGTGTTT
The Prochlorococcus marinus CUG1433 genome window above contains:
- a CDS encoding isoprenylcysteine carboxylmethyltransferase family protein, which encodes MTKFKLKIFSKAAYELILVFLQFFIISLHFFKWEIIPQTQIIQVSPFFYLMGFLFIMIALIILFVAIKDLGSNLSPFPRPKKNINLVTTGIYRFMRHPMYYSLILISFGVFIIKLSIYYLFLTISLGLIIKFKIALEEQYLNNKFKKYLLYKNEVKY